One Lycium barbarum isolate Lr01 chromosome 5, ASM1917538v2, whole genome shotgun sequence genomic window carries:
- the LOC132640097 gene encoding cytochrome P450 77A2-like produces MDSFSTSSLSPYYHLIFTILAFVLSGLIFLVSKKSKSKKLNLPPGPPAWPVVGNLFQVARSGKSFFQYVRELRPKYGSIFTLRMGTRTMIIVSNADLVHEALVQKGQVFASRPRENPTRTVFSCDKFTVNAAVYGPVWRSLRKNMVQNGLSSMKLKEFRAVRKTAMDKMIEKIRAEARENDGVVWVLKNARFVVFCILLAMCFGVEMDEKTIETIDQMMKTVLMVLDPRLDDYLPILSPFFSKQRKRAMDVRKQQIETIVPFIEKRKKILENKEFDKTAASFSYLDTLFDLTVEGRNSGPKNSELVTLCSEFLNGGTDTTATAIEWAIARIIENPSIQSRLYKEIKNTIGEKKVKEKDIEKMPYLNAVIKELLRKHPPTYFSLTHAVIEPAKLGGYDIPTDANVEIFLPGISDDPNLWSEPEKFDPDRFFLGKEDADITGVSGVKMIPFGMGRRICPGLNMATVHVSLMLARLVQEFEWSVYPENTRVDFSEKLEFTVVMKDTLRAKIKPRM; encoded by the exons ATGGATTCTTTCTCAACATCTTCACTTTCCCCTTATTATCATCTCATTTTTACTATCTTAGCCTTTGTTCTTTCAGGCCTGATTTTCTTGGTCTCCAAaaaaagcaaatcaaagaaactAAATTTGCCTCCCGGGCCACCGGCATGGCCGGTAGTCGGTAACCTTTTTCAAGTCGCACGTTCCGGAAAATCGTTTTTCCAGTACGTGCGAGAGCTTCGTCCGAAATACGGTTCCATTTTTACCCTCAGGATGGGTACAAGGACCATGATAATAGTCAGCAACGCAGACTTGGTCCACGAAGCATTGGTCCAGAAGGGTCAGGTTTTCGCGAGCAGGCCTCGCGAAAACCCGACTAGGACCGTGTTTAGTTGTGACAAGTTCACGGTCAACGCGGCAGTATACGGGCCCGTTTGGAGGTCATTGAGAAAAAACATGGTCCAAAACGGGCTTAGTTCCATGAAGCTAAAGGAATTTCGGGCCGTAAGGAAAACTGCAATGGACAAAATGATTGAGAAAATCCGGGCCGAGGCCCGGGAAAATGACGGCGTAGTCTGGGTGTTGAAAAACGCCCGGTTTGTTGTCTTCTGCATCCTTCTAGCTATGTGTTTCGGGGTCGAGATGGATGAGAAAACGATTGAAACAATCGATCAGATGATGAAAACTGTGTTGATGGTTCTTGATCCAAGATTGGATGATTATTTACCGATTTTGAGCCCGTTTTTCTCAAAACAAAGAAAACGGGCCATGGATGTAAGAAAACAACAAATTGAAACAATTGTGCCATTTATCGAAAAACGCAAGAAGATTCTTGAAAACAAAGAATTTGATAAAACAGCAGCTTCATTTTCGTACCTCGACACACTATTTGATCTCACAGTTGAAG GTAGAAATTCAGGCCCCAAAAATTCAGAACTCGTCACGCTATGTTCAGAGTTCCTTAATGGAGGGACGGACACAACAGCAACAGCGATAGAATGGGCCATAGCAAGAATTATCGAAAATCCAAGTATACAATCGCGATtatacaaagaaataaaaaatacaaTTGGTGAAAAAAAAGTCAAAGAAAAAGATATAGAAAAAATGCCATATTTAAACGCCGTAATAAAAGAATTATTACGTAAGCATCCACCTACGTATTTTTCACTGACCCATGCAGTAATAGAGCCAGCTAAGTTGGGTGGGTATGATATACCCACGGATGCAAATGTGGAGATATTTTTACCCGGGATATCAGATGACCCGAATTTATGGTCCGAACCCGAGAAGTTTGACCCGGATAGGTTCTTTTTAGGCAAGGAGGACGCGGATATAACGGGTGTGTCGGGTGTGAAAATGATACCATTTGGTATGGGTCGGAGGATTTGCCCCGGTTTGAATATGGCAACGGTTCATGTGAGTCTGATGTTGGCGCGATTGGTTCAAGAATTTGAATGGTCCGTTTACCCAGAAAATACCCGAGTGGATTTTAGTGAGAAATTGGAATTTACTGTGGTGATGAAGGATACTCTAAGAGCTAAAATTAAGCCAAGAATGTAA